A single region of the Triticum dicoccoides isolate Atlit2015 ecotype Zavitan chromosome 2B, WEW_v2.0, whole genome shotgun sequence genome encodes:
- the LOC119362475 gene encoding uncharacterized protein LOC119362475, giving the protein MRSTPPCPQRPREIHRRLDPRSASPGDLQGAAIIWMRAIPWAAGRVLRRPAASHLHAGRLALHWQPPTHPMPALAFHRRSDDGATPLPHFPLPLIPIPSSNATGSASVRRPTTSTSRWQFWSPAPSRRCRPAQAPTDPAASPSPAPQSPPAQWSSTTTMAVDMRGDPELCG; this is encoded by the exons ATGAGATCCACGCCGCCCTGCCCCCAGCGACCTCGTGAGATCCACCGCCGCCTTGATCCGCGCAGCGCTTCCCCCGGCGACCTCCAGGGGGCAGCTATCATCTGGATGCGCGCCATCCCGTGGGCCGCCGGTCGGGTcttgcgccgccccgccgcctcccacctccatgCCGGTAGGCTCGCCCTTCACTGGCAGCCGCCGACCCACCCCATGCCTGCCCTGGCCTTCCACCGCCGCTCCGACGATGGTGCCACCCCGCTGCCCCACTTCCCCCTACCTCTGATCCCCATCCCGAGCTCAAACGCCACTGGATCAGCGTCGGTCCGACGCCCCACAACCTCCACCTCGCGCTGGCAGTTCTGGAGCCCCGCCCCATCCCGCCGCTGCCGCCCAGCCCAGGCACCAACGGATCCGGCTGCATCCCCATCGCCAGCCCCACAATCTCCACCGGCGCAGTGGAGCAGCACCACCACCATGGCCGTGGACATGCGAGGGGATCCCGAG TTATGCGGTTGA